The genomic window GGACATGAAAGAAACATCGACTCGAGACGGACCTAAATAAAGTCTAAAACCAGCTGCAAGCAAGCATGCATGCACGTTTACTCTAAGTTGATCGGGACGGCGTGCGCCTTGAGCACTTGCTCGAAGTCCGCATCCATCAGCATGTTCatcaccgccaccgcctcctccttgctgCGGATGTTGGACGTGGGGATCAGATGCTCGTGGCCTGGGAAGGCGTGCCAGTGGAGGCTCTTGTCGGTGAAGCCGGCGAGGGAGAGGTCGTGGGTCTGCACGGCCAGGGAGGTGTTTTCGGGGCTACCGTGCAGTGTCAGGATGGTAAGGGCGgca from Triticum dicoccoides isolate Atlit2015 ecotype Zavitan unplaced genomic scaffold, WEW_v2.0 scaffold194737, whole genome shotgun sequence includes these protein-coding regions:
- the LOC119344949 gene encoding uncharacterized protein LOC119344949, yielding MAAFLLFLLLALAASNSEHGGAVAAAADPPAALTILTLHGSPENTSLAVQTHDLSLAGFTDKSLHWHAFPGHEHLIPTSNIRSKEEAVAVMNMLMDADFEQVLKAHAVPINLE